The following are from one region of the Sandaracinus amylolyticus genome:
- a CDS encoding sensor histidine kinase yields the protein MRLAIEQRDGALHEGSRPRAREGPGLGLRGTVTLWSVLFGTLAIALALALLVVTTLLHDVTWTMLRDTQSRALADEMELRLEMYDSLGDLAVATDNPEVARPRGTLDRQMRANLDQARTLIASPRERLLLDDIEHLLDEAQARRRALEARDAPLEEVVREMRGPLGALHDRAGELRRMNVEQVEHAQRETERVDRQASIAAIAAAVLIASGLLMLVTGLHVRVLRPLAVLRDEITRPTGGRGAAPLAQSPREIREIAVALSEMRGELARQREERLAFLAGVAHDLRNPLSALRMAISLARNDPGARERTLAMADRQIELLARMIGDLLDATRIEAGELALTREPIDLRDVAREVVELHAPTATRHAITLDAPDETVMVRADVLRMQQVVGNLVSNAIKYSPQGGSIGVRVGRERERAFVEVVDHGIGIATADREKLFLPFRRTSGARAVAAGAGIGLSVARRIVEAHGGEITVDSVVGRGSTFRVWLPTENAARGDRFPK from the coding sequence ATGCGGCTCGCGATCGAGCAGCGAGACGGTGCGCTGCACGAGGGATCGCGCCCGCGGGCGCGCGAAGGGCCGGGTCTCGGGCTGCGCGGGACCGTGACGTTGTGGTCGGTGCTCTTCGGCACCCTCGCGATCGCGCTCGCGCTCGCGCTGCTCGTCGTGACGACCCTGCTCCACGACGTCACGTGGACGATGCTGCGCGACACCCAGAGCCGCGCGCTCGCCGACGAGATGGAGCTCCGGCTCGAGATGTACGACTCGCTGGGTGATCTCGCGGTCGCGACCGACAACCCCGAGGTCGCGCGACCGCGCGGGACGCTCGATCGCCAGATGCGAGCGAACCTCGACCAGGCGCGCACCCTCATCGCGAGCCCGCGAGAGCGCCTCCTGCTCGACGACATCGAGCACCTGCTCGACGAGGCCCAGGCGCGACGCCGCGCGCTCGAGGCACGCGACGCGCCGCTCGAGGAGGTGGTGCGCGAGATGCGGGGGCCGCTGGGCGCGCTGCACGATCGGGCGGGCGAGCTCCGCCGGATGAACGTCGAGCAGGTCGAGCACGCGCAGCGCGAGACCGAGCGGGTGGACCGGCAGGCGTCGATCGCGGCGATCGCAGCCGCGGTGCTGATCGCGTCGGGCCTCCTGATGCTGGTCACCGGGCTGCACGTGCGCGTGCTGCGCCCGCTCGCCGTGTTGCGGGACGAGATCACACGTCCGACGGGCGGGCGAGGCGCAGCGCCCCTGGCGCAGAGCCCTCGCGAGATCCGGGAGATCGCGGTGGCGCTGAGCGAGATGCGCGGGGAGCTCGCGCGCCAGCGCGAGGAGCGGCTCGCGTTCCTCGCCGGCGTCGCGCACGACCTGCGGAACCCGCTCTCCGCGCTGAGGATGGCGATCTCGCTCGCGCGGAACGATCCCGGCGCGCGCGAGCGCACGCTGGCGATGGCGGACCGGCAGATCGAGCTGCTCGCGCGGATGATCGGCGATCTGCTCGACGCGACGCGCATCGAGGCGGGCGAGCTCGCCCTGACGCGCGAGCCCATCGATCTGCGCGACGTCGCGCGCGAGGTCGTGGAGCTGCACGCACCGACCGCGACCCGGCACGCGATCACCCTGGACGCGCCGGACGAGACGGTGATGGTGCGCGCCGACGTGCTCCGCATGCAGCAGGTCGTCGGCAACCTCGTGAGCAACGCGATCAAGTACTCGCCGCAGGGCGGATCCATCGGAGTGCGCGTCGGGCGGGAGCGGGAGCGCGCGTTCGTCGAGGTCGTCGATCACGGCATCGGGATCGCGACCGCCGATCGCGAGAAGCTGTTCCTGCCGTTCCGCCGGACGAGCGGGGCGCGCGCGGTCGCGGCGGGCGCCGGGATCGGGCTCTCGGTCGCGCGTCGGATCGTGGAGGCGCACGGCGGGGAGATCACCGTGGACAGCGTCGTGGGGCGCGGGTCGACGTTCCGCGTGTGGTTGCCCACGGAGAACGCGGCGCGCGGCGACCGATTTCCGAAATAG
- a CDS encoding alpha/beta hydrolase encodes MATHLDARTGAALAIGALTTASALGLAFCQSPQGDEPNRSAEAMVTHTLEEAWPPPAGDLEAALAATAIRRISESAIYDAGVDAGDGDSGPPIALPEGPIEGLQVRRGVYEDIHFLEVVIGPATFDDALPIVFVFHGRGGNAGLPGGPFLGLSHPVRVIVPQAGDRLGTGWEWLPVSVGSGLVDRLASSLFQVSSRVAAMIRTLTAERPTIGRPIVSGFSQGGLLTYALALHHDDVVGHAFPLSTWLPPPLEPLYRRDDLRFPPIRSMHGTVDPVIPVGPTRVLVDRLRSRGFDIELVEFDGVGHEMSEAMNQTFHRWLERAVCDVVGDTACPAALAPGEDGGVPIEDAGVDAGEDAGVDAGRRRRRAPRDAG; translated from the coding sequence GTGGCGACGCACCTCGACGCGCGTACCGGCGCCGCCCTCGCGATCGGCGCGCTGACCACCGCGAGCGCGCTCGGTCTCGCGTTCTGCCAGTCTCCCCAGGGCGACGAGCCGAACCGCAGCGCCGAGGCGATGGTCACGCACACGCTCGAGGAGGCGTGGCCGCCGCCCGCCGGCGACCTCGAGGCGGCGCTCGCCGCGACCGCGATCCGGCGCATCTCGGAGTCGGCGATCTACGATGCCGGCGTGGACGCGGGTGACGGCGACAGCGGGCCTCCGATCGCGCTGCCCGAGGGGCCGATCGAGGGCCTGCAGGTGCGCCGCGGCGTGTACGAGGACATCCACTTCCTCGAGGTCGTGATCGGCCCCGCGACGTTCGACGACGCGCTCCCGATCGTCTTCGTGTTCCACGGGCGCGGCGGCAACGCGGGCCTGCCGGGCGGCCCCTTCCTCGGGCTCTCGCACCCGGTGCGCGTGATCGTCCCGCAGGCGGGCGATCGCCTGGGCACGGGGTGGGAGTGGCTGCCGGTGAGCGTGGGATCGGGGCTCGTCGATCGCCTCGCGTCGTCGCTCTTCCAGGTGAGCTCGCGCGTCGCCGCGATGATCCGCACGCTGACCGCGGAGCGCCCCACGATCGGCCGGCCGATCGTGAGCGGCTTCTCGCAGGGCGGGCTGCTCACGTACGCGCTCGCGCTGCACCACGACGACGTGGTGGGCCACGCGTTCCCGCTCTCGACGTGGCTGCCGCCGCCGCTCGAGCCGCTCTATCGGCGCGACGATCTGCGCTTCCCGCCGATCCGATCGATGCACGGCACCGTCGATCCGGTGATCCCGGTCGGGCCCACGCGCGTGCTCGTCGATCGGCTGCGCTCGCGCGGGTTCGACATCGAGCTCGTCGAGTTCGACGGAGTCGGCCACGAGATGAGCGAGGCGATGAACCAGACGTTCCATCGCTGGCTCGAGCGCGCGGTGTGCGACGTGGTCGGCGACACCGCGTGCCCGGCGGCGCTCGCGCCGGGCGAGGACGGCGGCGTGCCGATCGAGGATGCCGGCGTCGACGCCGGTGAGGACGCGGGCGTCGATGCGGGACGCCGTCGCCGCCGTGCTCCTCGCGACGCCGGTTGA
- a CDS encoding Tex family protein, whose translation MSETTTKPQAFDPVPFISLELSLPPRGVAAVVKLLEENATVPFIARYRKEVTGGLDEVQIRDIQEKRAYILELEERRASILDEIGKQGKLTDELKKKILACSTKAALEDLYLPYKPKRRTRATIAREKGLEPLALRILAQSADGDPRAEAQAFVSTEKEVADVAAALAGARDIVAEIVAEHADVRAVTREAFEKEGILVSEGVPDKIKEPTKFEQYYDWREPIAEIPSHRFLAIRRGEREGILRASLEVDGERVVPRLENIMKLDRGSPWCGEMGAAIADAFKRLLAPSVENDVRVDLKLKSDRGAVDVFADNLRNLLLSAPLGTKSVIGIDPGLRTGCKVAVVDSTGKFLVNDTIYPSQGAAREEDAKRVLLTLVKRHTPFAIAIGNGTAGRETESFVKKTLKEAGIADVVVVPVSESGASVYSASDVAREEFPELDLTVRGAISIARRLQDPLAELVKVDPKSIGVGQYQHDVHQPLLARKLGEVVESCVNHVGVELNTASASLLSYVAGIGASLAKKIVKHREEKGAFTSRQQVLDVSGLGPRAFEQCAGFLRVHGAANPLDSSAVHPERYALVERIAKDMGVSLAELVGNSDLAKKIDIQKYVGEGVGEPTLRDIVAELGKPGRDPRASFEPPKFRDDVMEITDLKEGMILEGVVTNVTAFGAFVDLGVHQDGLVHVSKLSDRFIKDPSEVVKVGDKLTVKVLEVDLARKRISLSARMHDEASKGGPRQGNQHGGARPPGGPQRGGPQRGGPQQQKGPPPKQFANNPFAKLLDRK comes from the coding sequence ATGAGCGAGACGACGACCAAGCCTCAAGCGTTCGATCCCGTTCCGTTCATCTCGTTGGAGCTGAGTCTCCCGCCGCGCGGCGTCGCGGCGGTCGTGAAGCTGCTCGAGGAGAACGCGACCGTTCCCTTCATCGCGCGCTACCGCAAGGAAGTCACGGGCGGCCTCGACGAGGTGCAGATCCGCGACATCCAGGAGAAGCGGGCGTACATCCTCGAGCTCGAAGAGCGACGCGCGTCGATCCTCGACGAGATCGGCAAGCAGGGGAAGCTCACCGACGAGCTCAAGAAGAAGATCCTCGCCTGCAGCACGAAGGCGGCGCTCGAGGATCTCTACCTGCCGTACAAGCCGAAGCGCCGGACGCGCGCGACGATCGCGCGCGAGAAGGGGCTCGAGCCGCTCGCGCTGCGCATCCTCGCGCAGAGCGCGGACGGAGATCCGCGCGCCGAGGCGCAGGCCTTCGTGAGCACGGAGAAGGAAGTCGCCGACGTCGCGGCGGCGCTCGCGGGCGCGCGCGACATCGTCGCGGAGATCGTCGCCGAGCACGCCGACGTGCGCGCGGTGACGCGCGAGGCGTTCGAGAAGGAGGGCATCCTCGTCAGCGAGGGCGTGCCCGACAAGATCAAGGAGCCGACGAAGTTCGAGCAGTACTACGACTGGCGCGAGCCGATCGCGGAGATCCCGTCGCACCGCTTCCTCGCGATCCGTCGTGGTGAGCGCGAGGGCATCCTGCGCGCGTCGCTCGAGGTCGACGGCGAGCGCGTGGTGCCGCGCCTCGAGAACATCATGAAGCTCGACCGCGGCTCGCCGTGGTGCGGCGAGATGGGCGCGGCGATCGCGGACGCGTTCAAGCGCCTGCTCGCGCCGAGCGTCGAGAACGACGTGCGCGTCGACCTGAAGCTCAAGAGCGATCGCGGGGCGGTCGACGTGTTCGCCGACAACCTGCGCAACCTGCTGCTGAGCGCGCCGCTCGGGACCAAGAGCGTGATCGGGATCGACCCCGGCCTGCGCACCGGGTGCAAGGTCGCGGTGGTCGACTCGACCGGGAAGTTCCTGGTCAACGACACGATCTATCCGTCGCAGGGCGCGGCGCGCGAGGAGGACGCCAAGCGCGTGCTGCTCACGCTCGTGAAGCGCCACACGCCGTTCGCGATCGCGATCGGCAACGGCACCGCGGGCCGCGAGACCGAGTCGTTCGTGAAGAAGACGCTCAAGGAAGCGGGCATCGCGGACGTGGTGGTCGTGCCGGTGAGCGAGTCGGGCGCGAGCGTGTACTCGGCGAGCGACGTGGCGCGCGAGGAGTTCCCCGAGCTCGATCTCACGGTGCGCGGCGCGATCTCGATCGCGCGTCGTCTCCAGGATCCGCTCGCCGAGCTGGTGAAGGTCGATCCCAAGTCGATCGGCGTCGGGCAGTACCAGCACGACGTGCACCAGCCGCTGCTCGCGCGGAAGCTCGGCGAGGTCGTCGAGAGCTGCGTGAACCACGTCGGCGTGGAGCTCAACACCGCCAGCGCGTCGCTGCTCTCGTACGTCGCGGGCATCGGCGCCTCGCTCGCGAAGAAGATCGTGAAGCACCGCGAGGAGAAGGGCGCGTTCACGTCGCGCCAGCAGGTGCTCGACGTGAGCGGGCTCGGGCCGCGCGCGTTCGAGCAGTGCGCGGGCTTCCTCCGGGTGCACGGCGCGGCGAACCCGCTCGACTCGAGCGCGGTGCACCCCGAGCGCTACGCGCTGGTCGAGCGCATCGCGAAGGACATGGGGGTCTCGCTCGCCGAGCTGGTGGGCAACTCCGACCTCGCGAAGAAGATCGACATCCAGAAGTACGTGGGCGAGGGCGTGGGCGAGCCGACGCTGCGCGACATCGTCGCGGAGCTGGGCAAGCCGGGGCGTGATCCGCGCGCGAGCTTCGAGCCGCCGAAGTTCCGCGACGACGTCATGGAGATCACGGACCTCAAGGAGGGCATGATCCTCGAGGGCGTGGTCACGAACGTCACGGCGTTCGGTGCGTTCGTCGATCTCGGCGTGCACCAGGACGGCCTCGTGCACGTGAGCAAGCTGAGCGACCGCTTCATCAAGGACCCGAGCGAGGTCGTGAAGGTCGGCGACAAGCTCACGGTGAAGGTCCTCGAGGTCGACCTGGCGCGGAAGCGCATCTCGCTGAGCGCGCGCATGCACGACGAGGCGAGCAAGGGCGGCCCGCGTCAGGGCAACCAGCACGGCGGCGCGCGTCCGCCCGGCGGCCCGCAGCGTGGTGGCCCGCAGCGCGGTGGCCCGCAGCAGCAGAAGGGCCCGCCGCCGAAGCAGTTCGCGAACAACCCGTTCGCCAAGCTGCTCGACCGGAAGTGA